The Humulus lupulus chromosome 4, drHumLupu1.1, whole genome shotgun sequence genome has a window encoding:
- the LOC133831826 gene encoding putative disease resistance RPP13-like protein 1 → MALELVGGALLSVAVDKLFEKLTSPAFVNFISGKKTIDDDDYLLKELKMKLRRARVLLNDAEERQLEEEAVREWLDELKDVIYKAQDLVDDIDHELLSMSLERDHKSKTKTNFRKNIKTKVFSSFSKLDKTTAVRGEITKILKDLTLLLENDVGRDLKVFEETSTSGASSRIRVTPWPEKNQVHGRDDDKDKIIELLLSNNIWGSKIDVLPIVGMGGLGKTTLAQLIYDDNRFEEQGFQHKAWVTVSTDFDAFRIMRIILQQINPSGRDDYIDEPTILQRSLNEALKDKKFLIVLDDVWDEDYNNWSVIWSTFGFGECSSRIIVTTRSKKVASNVKTGPIYELQLLEDEHCWKIFVEHAFGGDSNADQFLEEIGRKLVDKCGGIPLAITSLGGLLRSENDPKHWEGILNNHAWKTNKILPSLWLSYRYLPSPLKQCFTYCSVFPKDYEFEKKEMILLWMAEGYLQCDQKQKQMEEIGEEYFNNLISRSLFQRSRKPYGERFVVHDLVHDLAMFISREFCLALDDNNKSKLFLRKIHHLSFALVPDHYDHHESLKTCLCKAKNLRTFIGQGQGHLNFIPSYDGVVKELIATKSHLRVFCLCMSSLHNSIANDLKHVRYLNLSHSHIREIPCSLCTMYNLQTLLLSHCGNLNRLPKDMGRLVNLRHLETTGSGLVEMPPQMGNLKQLQTLTDFILSRTDHGSGIRELVELQHLGGHLCISGLQNVTDVDDIVRVNLRSRKKLSDLCFEWKCDTTSTRREQSGKVLEALEPHRNLEKLTIRYYPGSSFPRWVGDSQYSRIVSVDLCGNKSCVFLPPLGQLPFLKALKLKGFDEVESMGAEVYYGNNSFGAIAPFQSLERLSIEKMAKLKKWLFVGDDEKEGGCFQRLWLFHCPNTTDYLLPDGHEIESLQIEDSYKLMEYLPLNRYPRLEWLCLWDCDFVKSLPLHNFPSLKWFFLNECDHLESLIVPPKIEVQSSLVSKLELLKIDKCNKVLAQHAQWDLEGLKSLKSLVLPSKLE, encoded by the exons ATGGCGTTGGAACTGGTTGGTGGAGCATTGCTCAGTGTTGCAGTTGACAAGCTTTTTGAAAAGTTGACTTCTCCAGCATTTGTCAACTTCATCAGTGGAAAGAAAACCATTGATGATGATGATTACCTGCTTAAGGAGTTGAAAATGAAGTTGAGGAGAGCTCGTGTGCTGCTCAATGATGCTGAAGAGAGACAACTTGAGGAGGAAGCTGTGAGGGAATGGCTGGATGAACTTAAAGATGTCATTTACAAAGCACAGGACTTGGTGGACGACATCGACCATGAACTCCTATCCATGAGTTTGGAACGTGACCATAAATCCAAAACTAAAACCAATTTCCGAAAGAATATCAAGACCAAGGTCTTCTCATCCTTTTCAAAACTTGACAAAACTACTGCTGTTAGAG GTGAGATAACCAAGATCTTGAAGGATCTGACACTTCTTTTAGAAAATGATGTTGGTCGTGATTTGAAAGTGTTTGAAGAAACTAGTACCAGTGGAGCTTCTTCCAGAATTCGAGTTACTCCTTGGCCAGAAAAAAATCAAGTTCATGGAAGGGATGATGATAAAGATAAGATAATTGAGCTATTGTTGTCAAATAATATTTGGGGGAGTAAGATAGATGTGCTTCCCATAGTGGGTATGGGTGGCCTTGGCAAGACCACCCTAGCTCAGCTTATCTACGATGATAACAGATTCGAAGAACAAGGTTTTCAGCACAAAGCATGGGTTACTGTATCAACTGATTTTGATGCTTTCAGAATAATGAGGATTATATTGCAACAAATCAATCCAAGCGGTAGAGATGACTACATCGACGAACCAACAATACTTCAACGTTCATTGAATGAAGCTCTTAAAGATAAGAAATTTCTCATTGTGCTTGACGATGTTTGGGATGAGGATTACAACAATTGGAGTGTGATATGGAGCACGTTTGGATTTGGAGAGTGTTCCAGCAGAATCATCGTGACTACTCGCAGCAAAAAAGTTGCATCGAATGTGAAAACAGGGCCAATCTATGAATTGCAACTATTAGAAGATGAGCATTGTTGGAAAATATTTGTGGAGCATGCCTTTGGTGGAGACTCAAATGCAGACCAGTTCTTGGAAGAAATAGGCAGAAAACTTGTTGACAAATGTGGAGGAATCCCATTGGCTATAACATCTCTTGGTGGTCTTTTGAGGTCTGAAAATGATCCAAAACATTGGGAAGGAATTCTAAACAACCATGCATGGAAGACAAACAAAATTCTTCCATCTTTATGGTTAAGCTATCGTTACTTACCTTCGCCTTTGAAACAATGCTTTACTTATTGCTCTGTGTTTCCCAaagattatgaatttgagaagAAGGAAATGATCTTACTATGGATGGCAGAAGGCTATCTGCAATGTGATCAGAAACAAAAGCAAATGGAAGAAATTGGAGAGGAGTATTTCAATAACCTTATATCAAGGTCATTATTTCAAAGATCAAGAAAGCCTTATGGGGAAAGATTTGTCGTGCATGATCTTGTACATGATTTAGCTATGTTTATATCAAGAGAGTTTTGCTTGGCATTAGATGACAACAACAAATCGAAGCTTTTTTTGAGGAAGATTCATCACTTATCATTCGCACTAGTCCCAGACCATTATGATCATCATGAGTCCTTGAAGACATGTCTCTGCAAAGCCAAAAATCTACGCACCTTCATAGGACAAGGACAAGGACACTTAAATTTCATACCTTCATATGATGGTGTGGTCAAAGAATTGATAGCAACAAAAAGCCATTTGAGAGTATTCTGCTTGTGTATGTCATCCTTGCACAATTCAATAGCGAATGATCTAAAACATGTAAGGTATTTGAACTTATCCCATAGTCATATTAGAGAGATACCATGTTCGCTTTGCACTATGTACAATTTGCAGACATTGTTATTGTCACATTGTGGAAATCTCAATAGGCTTCCAAAAGACATGGGAAGACTAGTCAATTTGCGTCATCTTGAAACTACTGGGTCCGGTCTAGTGGAGATGCCCCCACAAATGGGTAATTTGAAACAGTTGCAAACATTAACTGATTTCATTCTGAGTCGCACTGATCATGGTTCTGGCATTAGAGAGTTAGTAGAGTTGCAACATTTGGGTGGCCATCTTTGCATTTCAGGGCTTCAAAAtgtgactgatgttgatgacattgTAAGAGTAAATTTGAGGAGCAGGAAGAAGCTTAGTGATCTATGTTTCGAATGGAAATGTGATACTACAAGCACAAGAAGAGAGCAATCTGGAAAGGTACTTGAAGCACTTGAACCACACAGAAACTTAGAGAAACTAACCATTAGATATTACCCAGGTTCAAGTTTTCCAAGATGGGTTGGAGATTCTCAATATTCAAGAATAGTTTCAGTAGACCTATGTGGTAATAAGAGCTGTGTTTTCTTACCACCGCTGGGGCAGTTACCTTTTCTTAAAGCTCTTAAGCTCAAAGGCTTCGATGAGGTGGAGAGCATGGGGGCTGAAGTTTATTATGGCAATAATTCTTTTGGTGCTATAGCTCCATTTCAAAGTTTGGAAAGGTTGAGTATTGAGAAGATGGCGAAATTGAAGAAGTGGTTATTTGTTGGAGATGATGAGAAAGAAGGTGGATGTTTCCAACGTCTTTGGTTGTTTCATTGTCCAAACACAACTGACTACTTATTACCCGATGGCCATGAAATAGAATCTCTCCAAATTGAAGATAGCTACAAATTAATGGAATATCTTCCATTGAACCGCTACCCAAGGCTTGAATGGCTTTGTTTATGGGATTGTGATTTCGTAAAGTCACTGCCATTACACAACTTCCCAAGCCTTAAATGGTTTTTCTTGAATGAATGTGATCACTTGGAATCCCTTATCGTTCCACCAAAAATAGAAGTTCAGTCGTCCTTAGTATCAAAATTAGAATTGCTTAAAATTGATAAATGCAACAAAGTCTTGGCACAACATGCACAATGGGATTTGGAAGGACTAAAGTCTCTCAAGTCATTAGTG CTGCCTTCGAAGCTTGAATGA